The window ACGGCCTCAACATCTGACGGCGATGAACGGAGAACCACACATGACAGCGATCGACAGGGTGCCGACCCGCACCGACGGAGACATATGAATCTCGAACCGCTCGACCCCTCGACCCTTCCTGCGCCCGTCGACGTCTCGGACAACCGTCCGGCGCTCGCGATGGTCGACGCCGTCATCGACGCCGGGCCATACGACGCCACCTGGGAGTCGCTGTCCCGCTACCGGCCTCCACAGTGGTACCGGGACGCCAAGTTCGGGATTTCGCTGCACTGGGGAGCGTTCTCGGTGCCGGCGTTCGCGAACGAGTGGTACCCGCGCACCATGTACCGGCGCGGCACGCCCGCGTTCGACCACCACCTGGCGACCTACGGGCCGCAGGATCGCTTCGGCTACAAGGACTTCCTCCCGCATTTCCGGATGGAGCACTACGACCCGCAGGAATGGGTCGCACTGTTCAAGCGCGCGGGCGCGCAGTTCGTCGTGCCGGTCGCCGAGCATCACGACGGCTACGCGATGTACGACACGGCGCGTTCTCGCTGGAAGGTAACCCAGGTCGGCCCGCAGCGCGACGTGATGGGCGACCTTCTCTCGGCGGTCGACCAGGCCTGGTTGATCCCCGGTGCGTCGACGCACCGGGCGGAGCACTGGTTCTTCATGAACGGGGGAGCGGAGTTCGACTCCGACGTCCGCGACCCTGCGTACGCCGACCTGTACGGTCCGGCCCTGCGCAAGGAGATGAACCCGACCGAGCGGTTCCTCGAGGACTGGCTGCTGCGCACCGTCGAGATCATCGACTCCTACCGGCCGCAGATCCTCTCCTTCGACACCGGAATCGAAGAGCCGTCGTTCGAGCCCTACATCCGCAGACTCGCCGCGTACTACTACAACCGTGCGGCGGAGTGGGGCCGCGACGTCGTCATCAACTATAAGTGGGAGTCGTTCGCGCCGGGCTCGGCGATGCTGGATATCGAGCGCGGCACGATGGGCGGCATCCGGCCCGATGGCTGGCGGAACGGTACGTCGGTGTCGCGGACGTCGTGGGGCTGGGTGGAGGATCACGATTACAAGAGCCCCTCGGAGCTGATCCAGGAGCTCGTCGACGTCGTGTCGAAGAACGGAAACCTGCTGCTCAACGTCGGCCCCCGTCCCGACGGGACGATCCCCGAGTCGGAGGTCGTACTGCTGGAGGCGGTAGGAGACTGGCTGTCCGTGCACGGGGAGGCGATCTACGGATCTAGCCCGTGGGTCGTGTTCGGCGAGGGACCGACGGCTCCCGCCGCCGGTTCGTTCACCGACGAAGCGGCACCCGTCTACACCCCGGAGGACCTCCGTTTCACCCGCATGACGGAGGTCGGCCACGACTACGTGTACGCGATCGGGATGGTGCGGCCCGAGGACGGGCGTATGCGCATCCGCAGCTTCGGGTCGGGCAGCCGGTTCCTCGACCGTCCGATCGTCGACGTGCGGGTCCTGGGCTCGCGCGAGCAGCCAGAGTGGACCCGCACGGGAGAGCACCTGGAGGTCGTGCTGCCCGCCTTCGAGACCAGCGGAGACGGCGGCGCCGTGGTGCGGATCGAGCTGGCGCCGGAGACAGCCGAGACGCGCATCGACTTCTTCCACGGCCTGAACCTCTGACATCGAAAACGGAGAACACACATGACCACGAACGACACCGTGCCCACCCGCCGCCTCGCGAGCGGGGCCGTGATGCCCGCGATCGGCGTCGGGACGTTCGGATCCGACCGCTACGGGCCGGACGAGGTGGCCGCTGCCGTGGCCGGCGCGATCCGAGCCGGGTACCGTTTGATCGACTGCGCGTCCGTGTACGGCAACGAGGCACAGGTCGGCGTGGTCCTGCAGGACGCGATCGCCAGCGGCGTGCCCCGTGACGAGCTGTTCGTGATGTCGAAGGTGTGGAACGACGCGCACGAGCCCGACGCGGCTGTGGCGTCGGTCCGCCGCTCGCTGCGAGACCTGCGCCTGGACGTGCTCGACGCGGTGTTCGTGCACTGGCCGTTCCCGAACCATCACGCACCGTTCGCCGACGCGGCCGACCGCGACCCGGACGCGCGCCCGTACATCCACGAGGAGTACATGGCGCTCTGGCACGCGCTGGAGGGCCTCGTCGACGAGGGGATCGTGCGGCACCTCGGGACCTCGAACGTCACCATCCCGAAGCTGACGGCGATCCTCGCCGATGCGCGGATCGCACCGGCGTTGAACGAGATGGAACTGCACCCCTGCTTCCAGCAGCCCGAGCTCTTCCGGTTCTGCCTCGATCACGGCATCCAGCCGGTTGGCTACTCGCCCCTGGGCTCGCCGTCGCGACCCGAACGCGACCGCGTCCTCTCGGATGTATCGGACATGGAGCATCCCGTCGTGGTGTCGATCGCCCGTGCGCACGGCGTGCATCCGGCGTCGATCTGCCTGAAGTGGGCGGTGCAGCGCGGCCAGATCCCGATCCCCTTCTCGGTGAAGGAGTCGCAGCTGATCGCCAACCTGCGGTCAGTCATCGAGGACCCGCTGACCCCTGCCGAGCTCGAGGAGCTGCGATCGGCGGAACAGAACAACCGCCTCATCAAGGGTCAGGTGTTCCTGTGGCCCGGGGCCGGCAGCTGGCTGGACCTGTGGGACGTCGACGGCACGATCCCGAGCTGGGATGGTTACGCCGCGGATCGCGCGGCCGGCCGCGCGGCAGCGGAGGTGTCCGCATGATCACC is drawn from Leifsonia shinshuensis and contains these coding sequences:
- a CDS encoding alpha-L-fucosidase; the protein is MNLEPLDPSTLPAPVDVSDNRPALAMVDAVIDAGPYDATWESLSRYRPPQWYRDAKFGISLHWGAFSVPAFANEWYPRTMYRRGTPAFDHHLATYGPQDRFGYKDFLPHFRMEHYDPQEWVALFKRAGAQFVVPVAEHHDGYAMYDTARSRWKVTQVGPQRDVMGDLLSAVDQAWLIPGASTHRAEHWFFMNGGAEFDSDVRDPAYADLYGPALRKEMNPTERFLEDWLLRTVEIIDSYRPQILSFDTGIEEPSFEPYIRRLAAYYYNRAAEWGRDVVINYKWESFAPGSAMLDIERGTMGGIRPDGWRNGTSVSRTSWGWVEDHDYKSPSELIQELVDVVSKNGNLLLNVGPRPDGTIPESEVVLLEAVGDWLSVHGEAIYGSSPWVVFGEGPTAPAAGSFTDEAAPVYTPEDLRFTRMTEVGHDYVYAIGMVRPEDGRMRIRSFGSGSRFLDRPIVDVRVLGSREQPEWTRTGEHLEVVLPAFETSGDGGAVVRIELAPETAETRIDFFHGLNL
- a CDS encoding aldo/keto reductase; this translates as MTTNDTVPTRRLASGAVMPAIGVGTFGSDRYGPDEVAAAVAGAIRAGYRLIDCASVYGNEAQVGVVLQDAIASGVPRDELFVMSKVWNDAHEPDAAVASVRRSLRDLRLDVLDAVFVHWPFPNHHAPFADAADRDPDARPYIHEEYMALWHALEGLVDEGIVRHLGTSNVTIPKLTAILADARIAPALNEMELHPCFQQPELFRFCLDHGIQPVGYSPLGSPSRPERDRVLSDVSDMEHPVVVSIARAHGVHPASICLKWAVQRGQIPIPFSVKESQLIANLRSVIEDPLTPAELEELRSAEQNNRLIKGQVFLWPGAGSWLDLWDVDGTIPSWDGYAADRAAGRAAAEVSA